The sequence ttctcctttttactCACTCATTCACCTCCAAACCTGTCCTTGGTTGCTGTGCATGTTAGCACACTGTTGTCTGTAGGCTTAAAGAGATTGCAAATTCACACAATAAACATACCGAGGGTATCTCAGAAGAAGAGGAGGCAACCTGGAATAGGAGATAGCAATATGATATTGTAAGGATTCAGTGTGTGCCCTTTACTTGCCTACAGTaaattactaatattcttcaattGAAGACACCATTATTTATAAGATTCAGCACCAGTTTAAAACCAGCTCTGGGGAATATATAATAACTTACTACAATAAATATCCACATAAATTGAAAGATACATCCTGAttttagaaatgttaaaatatgagTATAGGTGCATCTTagaattgaagaaataaaatgtatttattatctaAGCAATATGGGCAAATTGCTCTTTGCAAAGTTGTTCATTAGTGTTCTAGAAGAAACTAACATATCATTATGAGACAATCTTTCAagtttttctctccatttcttcctaGGGACAGCTGGCAGCTGCCTTCGTCGCTTCAGTACCATGCCTTTTATGTTCTGCAACATCAATAATGTTTGCAATTTTGCTTCAAGAAATGACTATTCTTACTGGCTGTCCACCCCAGAGCCCATGCCAATGAGCATGGAGCCCCTGAAGGGGCAGAGCATCCAGCCATTCATTAGTCGGTGAGACATTGGTGTAACTTTGGCTTTTACTAGTCCTCAGTTAATTAGTTAGTAAGCAATAAATCCAAAGCTAATAAACTGATGATATTCCTCCCAGATCTGGTAAAACATAGCTgcatttataatattaaattcAGTATTCAGTTTGATCTGTATCTTTCAGTAATCTGCTTTTGCCCAGGCCCTACAATTCATATAGTGTAATATACAAAGGGCTCACAGTctagtcattaaggaaatatatataaattaatttaatataaacCAATCCTAGGCTATATGCTACAATAGAGCTAAAAATATGCTATGAAAGTATAGGGAGGCTGCAGCCTGGAGGCTCCGGGGACAGGAAAGTCATGCTCATATCACAGAGGCGCTAGCTAGCATGTGTCTGTAGGTTATGTTCATTTGAGACTTCTCCACTGGAAATCACCTGGTATTACTAAGTCTCCACTAAAGCCAGGGTTTGCTGCCTGATTTCTTGCCATGTTGAACGAAGTAGAGACAAGTACAACCAACGGTCAGCCTGACCAACAGGCTGCACCAAAAGCCccattgaagaagaaaaagaagaaaggctctGAAAAGACAGATGAGTATCTTTTGGCCAGGTTTAAAGGTGATGGTGTGAAATACAAAGCCAAGCTAATTGGCATTGATGATGTGCCAGATGcaagagaggataaaatgagcCAAGATTCTATGATGAAACTAAAGGGAATGGCGGCAGCTGCTCGGTCTCAAGGACAACACAAACAAAAGCTCTGGGTCAACATTTCGCTATCTGGGATAAAATTAattgatgagaaaactggggtaaTAGAATATGAACATCCAGTgaataaaatttctttcattgcttgtgatgTGACAAACAACCGGGCATTCAGTTATGTATATGGAAGAGAAGGCCAACACCAGTTTTTTGCCATAAAAACAGGGCAGCAGGTCAAGCCATTGGTCATTGATCTTAAAGATCTTTTTCAAGTTATCTacaatgtaaagaaaaaagaagaagaaaagaaaaagactgaagaaGCCAACAAAGCAGTAGGGAATGGGAGTGAGAACCTCTTGACTCTTGATGACCAAACTACCAAATTGAAATTGGGTATTGACCAGATGGATTTGTTTGGGGACATGTCTACACCTCCTGACCTAAATAGTCCAACATCTTCAGTCAATGACTTGCTCCCATCAGACCTTTTTGCTCCTCCCATCTCAGAATCTCCAGGCCAGATGTCACCTACAGGACAACCTGCAACCCAACAGACCAACCCTCTGTATCTCTTCAAAATAAGTGTTTCTGTCCCACTAGGGCCCCTAATGGGTCTAGGTGGTGTACCAGTTACACCCCCTCAGGCAGGACCATGGAACCCCCCACCATCCTTAGTCTTCAGTCAGTCCCCTTCAATGGTCCCTTTAGGATTTGGTCAGTTGCTTATTTTTGGCACAAGACCAGCTGTTCCAGGTTGGAACCAGCCTTCATCCTTTGCAGCCTCAACTTCCCCTCCAGCCCCTGCTGTTTGGGGCCGTTTAGCATCTGTGGCAGCTAACGCTTGGCCCTCAACAACCTCCTTAGGGAATCCTTTTCAGAGCAATATCTTTCCAGCTCCTGTGCCAGCCCAATCCTCTTTTatgctcccttctcctctggtCGCTCCTCCTCAGCCATCTCCCAGAACTGCTGCTGCCCAGGACATCTCCAAAGATGCCTTCACTGCCTTAGACCCACTAGGGGATAAAGACATTAAGGGAGTAAAAGAAATGTTTAAGGACTTACAACTGCGGCAGCCTCCTGTACCTGCAAGGAAGGGAGAGCAGACTTTCTCTGGGACTTCCAGTGCTTTCTCCAGTTATTTTCACAGCAAAGTTGGCATTCCTAAAGATAATGCAGACCATGATGACTTTGATGCTAATCAGTTGTTGAGCAAAATCAATGAACCACCAAAGCCAGCTCCAAGACAAGGTGCCCTGCCAGTTACCAAATCTGCTGACAATGCATTTGAGAACCCTTTCTCTAAAGGTTCTTTCAGTTCTTCACCACAAATCCCTGTGTCTCCTCAACCCGCAGCTCCTAATGTATATAGGGATCCTTTTGGAAatccatttgtataacttctgaACTTGGTATCCTGACGATCCAGAGGAACAAAAAGGTTGGCTTTTTTAGCAGTCAAGGACAACGCTGATAGCCAGATGCGTCCTGACCCTTGTTCCAGCTTTGACATATTATCTGTTACCTTATTTCTTGCTGCCTCTTGGACCTGTAAAATGCCTTTCACTTCCTGTCTAGGTTAAAGCTAAACTGAGTCTATGgctttaaataaattcagaagcTAAACTCTCTAGCTTAAATGTAAATGCAGTAGTTTCCATACTTGACCTCTTGCCTATTATGTCCCTAGAACCTTCTAGAACACTCTACTCTGTACCCTCTGATTGGGAGATGCAGCCACTACAAACCCCTCAGATCATACtgttttgaataaattttcaaatctttaccattaaaaaaaagaaagaaaaatataaggaaaaggatgttgaattccAACTAGGAAAATCtgggataattgtatggaagAAATGTGTTTTGAACTGAtctttgaagaactgaaaggacTTGAGATACAGGCAGTAATAAAGCGCATACTAGGCAGAGAAAATGGGAATGGGTAATAGACTGATGTGCCTAAAATGTAGTATGCAGAAGTTGCATAGGAAGAAAAGTTTGGAAAATTAGCTTAGGCTAAATTTTGAAAGTTAATTGGCTTTTAGGGTCACATGGAGTTTAGAAATTATTTGTATATGTTGAGGAGCCCTCCAAAGTCTTTGGGCTACATTCAGGGAAGATTACAAAACCATCAGTATGTAACATGGATTACAGAGAGGATAGTCCTAAGGTAGGGAGACAAGTTAGATAGAAAAGTATTGTTATAGTCTTGGTATGAGTGGACTAGAACTCTCAGTGGGGGGAGGGCATTTGAGATatcatattaataaaatagaTAGGATTTAGTATAATTGGTTAGCtatgggaaggaggaactgaTAGCTGAGGTTTGGTGCATGAGTAAGTAAGAGAAGGTTGGTACCATTAATAAAGGTATCTTAGGGTTTTGCCACCTTCAAACCCTAGTTTAATTTTA is a genomic window of Choloepus didactylus isolate mChoDid1 chromosome X, mChoDid1.pri, whole genome shotgun sequence containing:
- the LOC119522689 gene encoding disabled homolog 2-like, which encodes MLNEVETSTTNGQPDQQAAPKAPLKKKKKKGSEKTDEYLLARFKGDGVKYKAKLIGIDDVPDAREDKMSQDSMMKLKGMAAAARSQGQHKQKLWVNISLSGIKLIDEKTGVIEYEHPVNKISFIACDVTNNRAFSYVYGREGQHQFFAIKTGQQVKPLVIDLKDLFQVIYNVKKKEEEKKKTEEANKAVGNGSENLLTLDDQTTKLKLGIDQMDLFGDMSTPPDLNSPTSSVNDLLPSDLFAPPISESPGQMSPTGQPATQQTNPLYLFKISVSVPLGPLMGLGGVPVTPPQAGPWNPPPSLVFSQSPSMVPLGFGQLLIFGTRPAVPGWNQPSSFAASTSPPAPAVWGRLASVAANAWPSTTSLGNPFQSNIFPAPVPAQSSFMLPSPLVAPPQPSPRTAAAQDISKDAFTALDPLGDKDIKGVKEMFKDLQLRQPPVPARKGEQTFSGTSSAFSSYFHSKVGIPKDNADHDDFDANQLLSKINEPPKPAPRQGALPVTKSADNAFENPFSKGSFSSSPQIPVSPQPAAPNVYRDPFGNPFV